From the genome of Oryza glaberrima chromosome 1, OglaRS2, whole genome shotgun sequence:
AATACACGAGTGATGAGCCAAAATCTGGAAGGAGAACACCTGCCTGGTATGCTAATCTGATCATTCGTAACTTGATCTGCATAcgctcttcatttttttttatcctgtcctttcttaatactccctccgtcataaAATACTTGTCTTTCTAGCATTCAAAAGTTGTCCTAAAATAGTTATCACTTTGAAGTATTACTTGTCACATCAACCACTTACAATTCAAATTTCTCACCATTCTACCCCTCAACTATAATCTCAGATCCACCTATACATTACTACTATTTAATAAGAGGTAttgtagtatttttttctaaCCCTAATACATGTTAAACAACCTAgaatgggacggaggtagtaacatTTTTCCTCATTGTTGTTTACACGATTAATCACCTCATAACTCATGAAGGTGTAAGAGGTATTGTAAGAGGTATTGTGTAAGAGGAAAGAATTGGTCCTCATAACTCACGATTAATCACCTCATTACTACTATTTAATAAGAGGTATTGTAAGAATTGAGGTTGTGTATGAGGAAATCTCTAAGTTGCGATGAGCGATGcgtgctaacaaaaaaaatattgtttaacTTTGTAGGTGTGACCGAATTCTTTCCTTTGGCAAGGGAATGAGGCTGCAGGCCTACAGGACAGTTGATATCAGGCTATCCGATCACCGCCCTGTGACAGCTGTGTACACTTCCGATGTTGAGGTTTTCTGTCCCAAAAAGTTGCAGAGAGCTCTTACCTTCACCGATGCAGAGGTTGAGGACCAATTCTCATTTGAGGAAGAGAGCACTTCTGGAATCTTTAGCTTTTGACTAGGATGAGCACCAAGTACATCGGGGAATTTATGTAATGAATTGCGATGCTTTTCTGAAGTCTCCGAGGAATTATTGTTCTCACATTTCATCCGCTATTTCCAGTATCCATCCTACTCGCAATTAGCATCGGCCATCATGTACATTCCTTCCACACTCTGTATTTGGAGACCAGGGCgtggcatgtttttttttttttagctttacCTCTTGTGTGCCTCTTCTGACTATGAGGAGTTTGTACGCAATAATGGCCTCCGTGACGACCTGATTTTGTAATTAAACATTTGAATACTGTAGATTCCTAGGCAGACCGATTGTGCAGTTCAGTTGGGGTTTGACCTATACTCCTATGTGCAGTTTTGAATCTATTGCTACCAGTAAGGAAGCAAACCAGTGTACATTaattagtactctctccgtctcctAATACCATGGATCtttgatattttgcttatactgtttgaccattcgtcttatttaaaaaatattggaattattattttttttgacttactttattatccaaaataccttaagcacaacttttcgtttttatatttgcacaattttttaagtgatcaaacagtgcaagtaaaatatcaaaatctatGTGCAGTTCAGTTCAGTTATTAGGATTGCTTGACCCTGATATATGgacatactcccttcgtcccgaAAAAAACGAATCGAAAACTAAAACTGAacacatattctagtacaataaatctggacagaggtatgtccagattcgtagtattaggatgtgctACATTTAGCATTAGgttaattttttatgggacggagggagtacggtGTAGTTTTTAGTTCAGAAGGCTGCAAGTTTTGTGAACTTACATGTGCTGACTGCTGAGTGTGAAGCTGCGTAGTAGCTCCGATGGCACACTGCAGCCTGGACCTGGACAAGGGCGATCAGTCAACCTCCCCCGTTGGATGGAGGAGAGCGAGCTGGACTCTGTCTTTGATGACTTGACCTCCTCGATGACTTGATGTGCCTGCCCTGTGCCACCACGGCACCACGCTATCTGCGATTCTGCGCCCAGAAATAGGGCAAGACGACGTTTTCTCGTGGGGGCTGGCAAGTAGGCAACACGATTACACGAGGCTCGCGGTCGCGGCTGCCTGCGGTGCCCTGCTGGGTGGGCGGACGCTCGGGGTCCCCCGGCCCGTGGATCGGTGGATGCGCGGCTGGCTGCCTCGTGCGCTCGTGCCGTTGCCGCCGATGCCAGGTTCCACTTCCGCAATCGGCAGTTGGCAGTTGGCACCGCGGGTGATGGAACGGAGCCCGGCGGCGCACGAGAAAGGGAGGCACAACGCACAACGCACAACGCGGGCCTTCCGGTGGGATCAGGCGTACGGAGTACGTGGCTAGGTTGGCACTTGGCATCCTGTCCCAGCCTGCGGCCCGCTccaattgattgattgattggtctGGCCCGTCGTAGGTCACGCGCCTGCTATCACGTATTCTTGCGTGACAGCACGGCACACATGGCACATGACAAATATTGCGACCAAATCCTATGGAGCAACTCTAAGGGCTTATTCGAATCATGGGATTataaaaacgtaggaataggaaaatcATAGGAATATAATAGAAATGTATgggtaaaacagatgattgaaaaacacaagaattctGTAGATAAACATGTGTTCGGATAGACAgagaaaaaacgtaggaaatggaaaaaatgaGGTAGGACTGGATGTaaattttcctttgtttctCTATTGATTCCACAGGAAAGGAATGTTTCCTCTGATTTTCCTTTGGGTTGATTCATGTGAACTGAACGACATGAAAGGAAATATTTCCTATATACAGTATTCCTCTGgaaatcctctaaaaatccCTCGATCCAAAGAGGCCCTAACAGAGTTGTCAAATGACTCTGTAACCCAAAATTTAACCagcttgctaaaaaaaaaatgctcccCAATAACCTTGCCAACTAGCCAAGTTTTGGCCTGGCATAACTGGCTTGCTAAGCGTGAGCTCTACGTGTCTATTCTCCTCCCTAtgagcgacggcggtgacgatgAGGTGAAGGCAAGGATGGAGCAAGCGGCGCGTGAGGATAGGCCAGGGGTGGATCCGAGGGCGTGCCGTGGTGACCCAAGCGGCCCTCTTGAGACCGAGTCCTAACCCTCTGTGTCGAGATTCTAGATCAGTCCACCAAGCTCCAGTGGTCGTCACGACGGCATCGTCGGAACCCATGCCTTATCTTCCCCTTCAACCTCTCCGTCATCACCATCGTCGTTGTCGACTCCTCGCCTTCTAGTCACCTCCATGTCTGCCACCGTCTCCACTCTCCAACATTGGAGCAGCTGAGAATAGGCATCAGTGGGGAAGGATGGGTCGGGTGGGGAGAAGGAAGATGAGGGAGGGAGAAAGAAGTAAAAAGAGAATGTCACGTGGAACCCACTCATCATGTAGCTCTTTGCCAACTTCGGGTGGAGATTCACCAATAGAATTTAGTAGTTGTGGGGTCTTTACCTTGCTTGGTTTTTGATTAGTTTGCTTTTACTTTTGGTTTTGTTACTTTGGCTACATACTCACTGTATGAGTTTACTTTTGTGTGAAccttgtaataattggctgtatcTCTTGAGCAAATGCCAGaatgtttcattccattatataaaaaaaagagaggttgTTGGAGTAAACGATAAATTTGACTCTTTACTTTCTTTAGTTTTAGCAAACCGGTCAAATAGAAATTTGGAgagtttttctaaattttaagaAGCCATATTAGGGGATGctctaaggccctgtttagtttccacgCAAAactttttcaccctgtcacatcgaatgtttggacacatgcatagagtattaaatatagataaaaaaactagagtaaatttcataaaactacagatactttgcacaatctatcacaaaactacagatttaagaactagtttcacaaaactacagctTTAATATCtttgtttatcacaaaactacagatttagtgtctccattctcacaaaactacacgttttaacaatgctaaaacatgtagttttgtgagaatggagacactaaatctgtagttttgtgataaataaagacactaaatgtgtagcACTGTGATAAAtgaatacactaaatctatatttttgtgaaacaaattcttaaatatgtagttttacgaTAGATTGTaaaaaatacctgtagttttgtgataaacaaagacactaaatatgtagttttgtgaaacaagctcttaaatatgtagttttgtgataaattgtgcaaaacacctgtagttttgtgaaatttactcaaaaaactaattacacagattacgtgtaaattgcgagacaaatcttttaagcctaattgctctattatttgacaatatagtgctacagtaaatatttgctgaTGACAAATTAAttgggcttaataaattcgtctcacattTTACAGGcataatctgtaatttgttttgttattagtctatatttaggccatgtttgtttcagcttaagattattgtaatctagattattaaatcagattactctaagctggattataataagctggcaTAGAATAAGCTGcgagctgtttgtttctctggattattggaggcatctaagggtagtgggtttttagccacccaataatctgagAAAAGCTCCTTCAcaggagattattagattataataatctatcataacaatctacttgtttgtttcagcttattcctaataatttagattataataatcttaagctgaatcaaacagggtcttaatactttaaatatgtgtcggTATATCCGATaggaaaaaatacaaattaccccctgaactattgcgATCGACTGAATTCCCCtctaaacccgaaaaccagacaccgttcaccctgaactttcaatatcggacaaattacccccctcaatcCAATCCcaagcggttttgtcctacgtgacgtatgcgtggcagtccagtcagtattttatttataaaaaaaatatgggacccatatgtcgtactcctctctcacttttcccctctctctctcctctctctcactctttctcacactcttcctctctctttctcgccGGTCAGCGGCAGGCGGGGgacgcggagcggcggcggcggcggccgtggccacGACGAACGGCCGCCCCTCGGCGTGGGGACGGatggaggcgggcggcggcggcggtggaagaaTTCGTGCTAGCAGAGCAGCAGTGCACATACTACTCCTACCCATTGTCAGgaaagaagacgacgacggcgtgtgTAGGCGAGCTAGCACGTGTTCTTCCTCCGCCACGGCCCAACGAGGTGGCTGGCAAAGCTAGGCAGGCGTACGAACTTGTGGCCGGGAAAACCGCCGGCGTCGCACCGTGCAGGGGCCAACCTGCCGTCCATCATCAATGCCTAAAGGAATCCTATGTCTCGACGCACCAAGCAGCTAGCAGCACAGTGCAGCTCTGCTCTGCTGCTCTGAGAGATTCGGTCATCTGCACTGTCGCCGTGTCGTGTCTTACTTACACGGGGCACCTCttcaacgacgacgacgccgccgccgtggcgctgGCCACCGCCGAGATGACGCCGCTGTGGACGCCAGCCCGCTCCCACTCCCACAGCCCTGGCCCCGCGGCGCCGAGCCGGCATCGCGGTCGCATCACCGACTCGTCGTTCCCGGCGAACAACGGCGACGACAACtactcggcggcgtcggccggcggtggcgcgcagCAGCAGGTGGACAGGAAGGCCGCTGACGAccagtgagagagagatagagaggaagagtgagcagcgagtgagagagagaagagtgagagagagagaggaagagtggaagagtatgacacatgggtcccacatttttttaataaatagaatgctgactgtaCTGTCACGCGTACGCCATGTAGACCAAAATCACCGCAGATTgagtcgaggggggtaattcgtccggtttgtatagttgggggtgaagaatgtccagttttgtggttcagggggtaattcggacgaccacaATAgttagaggggtaattcgtactttttcctaaccGATAATATATACCAAAACTTTTCGCCCCTGGAATTATTCCTCGCCAAGCGCCTTGCGGGCAGCGAAAACTGGACTGGGCAACTTTTGCCCTTCTCCACATGGACCACGTCCATCTGATTCCACCTCCGGACTTGGGCCGCACGTCGTGTTCCAGCCAACACATATGGGCCGCTTGTTAGCGGCAATCCCGTTCCACTTATATGGGCCGTCATAAACGGGTATTGAGATCTCGTTCCGGGCTCACAAGCGACGCGTCATGGAATTCCACGCGTCATCGATCTTCCTCTTCGCAGCCCAGCGtggggaaggagaaaggagagagggtTAGAGATTGACGAAAGGCGAAATGGCGATGAGCCGATGAAACAAAGTCAGGAGGAAGAGGCAGCGAAAGCTGATATCCATCACGGCCGTTTGGACGGATTTTTCGTCAGGTATCACCAACATCAGGCAGCTCATACCTCGTAGCTCGTCTGCACCAGAGAGCAACGAAGATGACCTGAACTGCTGAACATGGCCACGTTAAAGCTTTGGTACACGCCATATTATTATCAGGTAGTATCAACAACCAAAATAACAGTGCAGCTGTATAGGCTATTTCTTCAACAGGGCAGTCATGTAAGCATAGTACAATATGGACTAAATGGAGGCACTGTCTCGACTCTCGAGTCGACGAAAGCAAGATCCATTATGTAACATATATTTAGGTATACATACACATGAAACACGACGGCACTACTAGCCCCACAAGCGGCCTTAGTTTGTCGAGCAAACAAACACGCAACAAGGGGCTTTTTCTTCGCTGCCTTTCAGACTATAAACAAAGCAACCAAAGCCCACAGCTTCCTCCTGAAGCTGAACCTTACGGAAATTTCGGGATGAGAACTCCTGATCCCGAAAGGGTTTCTTCTTCATTATCAtcttcatctttcttcttttcacAGGGAGTTATGTGTCAGTAACATCGCACAAGTTATGTGCAGCACAGGCCTTCAGGTACGACCTGACGCCTTCAGGCAGGCAATTCATGAAGTTAAAAGTGCTTGCTTCTTCTGCCAATACTGCTCGAATCTTTGCCTTGCATACTCCTTGTAGTCGAAGTCAATATCATTGACATGATCCTGCAGAAGATAGAGGTCAGATAATAGCACAGGTTTACAGTGACAGAATGGATTCATATAgttcttttgaaaaaagaaacaggCAATGGACATCCAGAAATATGAACATACCGATATTATTCCCCAGAGGCCCCAAACTAGATGACTGGCGAGCGTGTATTTCTCAATGCTTTGGAGAAGGTTCTCCACCTCTTCCGCATCAGGTTCTTCACTTACTAAACAAAATTAGGAGCATATCTTAGCTAGTTATTGTGAAAAAAGTAGTATTCAATGGAAGCTGAATTCGAATTTGTAACAGAAATATTCCTCCAAAAAGAATGGTTGCAGTCAAATAATCATGGTAGTGCCAAAGAAAACTTCAGATAATGAAACGAGAAATGAATTTGCACTTACCAGAATTGCTTAGGTACGTCTTCACAAAACGCTTCTGCTCATCAGTGTCTGCCACATGTAGAATAGCAAATAAGCAAGGTGGACCAAGATTGTGTAAACTGATTTAAGTACCAAAACATAAGCAAAACAGCGCATTGGTAGTATTTTTGGGTACCTGGATATTTACTGTAGTCCAGTCTATGTGGCTTCTCTGAATGATAGTTTGCTGCCATCTCGCAGAAATGATTAGCGATGTCATACGCAACTGGATTGAAGCTGGCATATTCATAATCCTGTATATATATGAGAAGAACAGAAAGGATCAAATTGCCAACAATTAATTGGGGCTTGTCATATATGTAAAGAAAAAGGAATCAGATTTCCTTAAGAAACAGTCGTGACAAATTGGTAtacagaaagggaaaaaaaaaaggagcaaagCATCAGTCCTCCATAAGGTAGGTAGTGTCCAAAACCAAAACTATGTTGTTTTTTAGCAGAGCCGTGACAATTTAAAATGTCGAGGGGGAAGGGAACgcaacaaacaaaaaacaagTTGTATGAAAGGGAAAAGGGCTGGCGCTATTCCAACTAGTGAAAATGATACGGCAGTTCCAACTATCCCATATCGCTTGTTGTTCAACAGATGATCACATGAGAGAAGAAACTTAAAAGTTCTACAACCTACGTTCAATAGCCTCTTCTACATTTCACATTTGCACATAATAGATAcacgcaaaaaaaaatgcagcaaaaaacaaatatgatcaCAGGGACATTATTTTGAATGAATATTACTCACGATGATAGTCAACATGTTGGTGTCTTCATCAATCATGATGTTGCCATACTGAAGATCGTTGTGGCAAAAACCAATCCCGTGGTAATCCCCTGAAAATTCTTTCTCCAATGCAGCAATCTCGTTCTCCAGGCTACCCAGCCGAAATTTCTTGGATTCATCAGATGAGCACAGGTTCCTTGCAGTTTTGAGCCAGTTTCTAGAAAAAGCACGGCCAGGTTTAGTTTTATATACTTATTAAAAGTGCCAAGTGTATATTTATCTGAGAAAATGCTCTTACTTCAGTCGGTCCCAAATGAGTACAGATTTCGGGCCAGGCATGTCAAGGTTGTGGAATTCCCTCAGTTTTGACGCCACCAGAGCTGAAATTTCAGGATCACGAAGGTCTGCTGCAGATAGTGTCTGAAAGAAAGTAATTGCATTAATTTTTGTATATGCTTGAGTTGCTGACGTAACAGGTCGGGCAGTTATTCCATCGTGATAACATTTCATTATCACCAGAAAACTTGAGGAGAAAAATCTGATAGTAGGAGTATTGCACGAAATttcgttctttttttccttttgttcgtCCAAGAAAACAACACAAGATATCCCTTTTATGAGAGTGACACATGTAATAAAGCAAAATGAAGAATCCAGAAAGTGCTTCGCCTCGCAATTTAACAGCTATAGCCTAATTCACTTTCTAAAAGAGATTCCGCAAGAGAAATAGACCATGTATGGTCTAGATTTACTCCATTCAGTCCTTACTTTACACCAGTTTAGTCAGCTATCTTGCTTTTCTCAAGTCCGATAAATTGTTTTCAATCAACAGCTTCTCTGAAAGAGACATCTCCTGTTGTCGAATGGACAATTATCAATTCTAGCTGACTAATTcaaacgaaagaaaaaaaaatctttcaaaCGAGTTATTAATAGCTTCACCGACTATTGACTTTGTATCACAATTTTACTGACAATACAGGAAAGAGTGCAAAGAAAACTAAATTCCAGCTGTTGACAATACCCTTAAAAATAAGATTGTACGCCTCATGCCACAGGGGCAAATAATTTTGGGAGATAATTGGTGTGGACATAAACAATTCCTGTTAAGTAGGAGAGATATTTGACTAGGGCATGAAGAGAGATTTTATGAACTGATAGATAAGAAAGGTATAAGGAATTGCAGATTCCCACGGCAGAACCTTTTAGAAAACGATAACCAGACTGCAATAAATAAGTCGGAATAGTGCCTGTAGAATCTTTAAAGTATCAAGAAGAACGTTAAAGCCCAAATTGCTACGAGTTCAGCTAAAAAAATTATCAGTATGCAAGAACAAACTCCAAAATCTGCCTAATTTTGGTGCTAATAAACTtaggaaaataaattttcactaACGCGGTAAAATCAAAAAAGATTTATTCGTCCAAAGCACAAAAGGTACCACCAAAATCCCCTAAAAATCCCTACCCAATTTAATAGTTCAAGAGAGTCGAAGATAAACAGAGGAAAACTAAGGGGAAAAAACGGGAGGAGAAAACACAATCCGTGGCGCGAGGAAGGCTAGAGAGTTTGGCTACAGCAGCGCGGAATCATATCATATTCATGTGCACCTACCCTTGCGTGGATGAACTCCTCGACGCGGCCGTTGGTGAACCGGCCGAGGAGGCGGGGGCCTTGGCCATGGCGAGACATGCACTCGAAGGTGCGCACCTCGTCCTCGCGGTCGAAGAAGAgctccacgccgtcgccgtATATCCGCACGAGGACCTTCctcacctccctctcccttgcggccgcctccgcctccacctcgccgccgtcggcggtggcgggggcgccGTTGAGCCAGCGCACCTGGTACACCTCGTTGGTCATGGCGCCCTTGAGCGGAATCACCTGCAGCGCCCGGCAGTCGGCAACGTCCGCCCACGACGCCGCCATCTCGTGCAgtagccgccgcgcctccctggGGATCCgtggctgcgccgccgcctccgccgcccgctggCCCTGGCTCTGGTTCTCGATCGCCACCATCCTTGCTAATCACGTCCTTTtaccgtttttttttctctctccctttttgCTCGCGatcaagaaagaagaaaagctGAAGAGAAGTGGCTAGAGATGAGAAGAGGAATGGCTAATCACgctttctaatttttttttctttttcttcgatttgGATATCTTTCCGAAGCGAGATTAGAGAAAGTGTTGCAAGTAACAAGCGTACTAGCGAGTTTTCCTCCAATCTGATCCGCTATCGCTACGATTCACCCTCGGGGATCAAGGAGCGGGGCCGCGTATAAATAGAGTCCGCTGCGCCGGGATTTTGTAGATGCCCCCTCCAAGTTTTATCAACGTTCTATACCAGGGCCTCCCTTGTCAAACAACTGTTGACCTAGCGTATTTTTGTTGCTTAGCTTGGAAGTCTCACAGGTTACAAAGTCACTGGGTCGTCAgcaacttctttttttcttgtacGGTTTACGATATACGGTATACATATTTCAAGGGGTGAAAACTGTCACAGAAATTCCCAATCGACCGGACGCCGTTCCGTTTAAGGGGTACCTTTTTgtctatttttatattttgttttttctaatttctttatacatcgtattaatgtcgatattgagtagtttaaatgataaatatggtcaattaccAGCCGATCGAGCATCGTTTCCGAAAAAGTGCTACCGATTCAGACCGTTTTCACCCTATTTCATAAGGTTTCTAAGACTAATTTCTACTATTGATCGGTTGAAAATATTTCTGACTATACGGTATAcaaatacattttaaaatataagactAAACTTCATTAAATTTCAACTGCCGAGCACTCTTAATATTTAGCTGTAAATAGAATTATATCAATTAAACAAAGTAACTAGTTAATTTTTGACGGAAGTTGTTGATTTACCTTAATAGAGTCTAAAGAGATGCACTATATAGGTTGTGTTCTTTCCCCAGGTTCCCAACTCCCCTCTCttgtttttttccaaaaaaattctatatgaaagttgctttaaaaaatcaaattaatctatttttgaattttttttgctaatacttaattaatcacgttcTAATGGgccgctccgttttctgtgcgtGGGACATGAGTTCCTAACCGGAACTAGCGAACACATCCATAGTATAGTTGCAAGGGGTGTGTGACTTTAATCTTAAGATCTtgtgtttaattttttaatgcGCTCACAATTTcttataattatatttgataaCCAAGCTTCTCCTTGGTTGTCCTTATTTTTCACAAAGTTTACTCCATTTTGACATATAGCATCTTTGTTATACAATTTCATCTTCCCTTTATTTTCCACCGACTTATCATTTCAAACAAGTAAGGTGACCGGAATAACATTGGATGGAATTGTTACCTTCACGAGTTTAAGTCACTCACAAACCAAACCACATGTCTATTGTCAACTCCTCACAATTAGTACTACAACCAGGCTCCTCATCTGCCCT
Proteins encoded in this window:
- the LOC127785637 gene encoding probable choline kinase 2, encoding MVAIENQSQGQRAAEAAAQPRIPREARRLLHEMAASWADVADCRALQVIPLKGAMTNEVYQVRWLNGAPATADGGEVEAEAAAREREVRKVLVRIYGDGVELFFDREDEVRTFECMSRHGQGPRLLGRFTNGRVEEFIHARTLSAADLRDPEISALVASKLREFHNLDMPGPKSVLIWDRLKNWLKTARNLCSSDESKKFRLGSLENEIAALEKEFSGDYHGIGFCHNDLQYGNIMIDEDTNMLTIIDYEYASFNPVAYDIANHFCEMAANYHSEKPHRLDYSKYPDTDEQKRFVKTYLSNSVSEEPDAEEVENLLQSIEKYTLASHLVWGLWGIISDHVNDIDFDYKEYARQRFEQYWQKKQALLTS